A window from Vulpes vulpes isolate BD-2025 chromosome 9, VulVul3, whole genome shotgun sequence encodes these proteins:
- the PRR23E gene encoding proline-rich protein 23E: MGYPAPWSYPWVPVGSPLWLGHPPPAAPAPSVWPWGFSSFDPQVGSQHLATMAPRGFPCPRGPPPPCSSVPLALSRDTSGYSPQVGWQAPASSAFPAAVRRPSRGAPHLKRCQAPPSEWASRFSIWAPAPPSSPELCPLPPSPSTDSPPEPCCPHCPQPPCRPAAISSSATQSTSLSPAPTVGDVLHDAW; this comes from the coding sequence ATGGGGTACCCAGCCCCTTGGAGTTACCCGTGGGTGCCCGTTGGCAGTCCTCTCTGGTTAGGGCATCCCCCTCCAGCTGCCCCAGCACCTTCAGTCTGGCCCTGGGGCTTCTCCAGCTTTGATCCCCAAGTGGGAAGCCAGCACCTGGCCACCATGGCCCCCAGGGGATTTCCTTGCCCccggggacccccacccccatgctcctCAGTCCCTCTGGCTCTGAGCAGGGACACCTCTGGCTACTCTCCCCAGGTGGGATGGCAGGCTCCTGCCAGCTCAGCCTTCCCAGCTGCCGTGAGGAGACCATCCAGAGGAGCTCCTCACTTGAAGAGGTGCCAAGCCCCTCCCTCAGAATGGGCTTCCAGGTTCAGCATTTGGGCCCCTGCACCACCCTCCAGCCCAGaactctgccccctgcccccttcccccagtACAGACTCTCCACCTGAGCCCTGCTGTCCCCACTGCCCTCAGCCACCCTGCAGGCCTGCTGCCATCTCCTCCAGTGCTACTCAATCAACATCTCTGTCACCTGCCCCAACTGTGGGAGATGTGTTGCATGATGCCTGGTGA